Proteins from one Malaya genurostris strain Urasoe2022 chromosome 2, Malgen_1.1, whole genome shotgun sequence genomic window:
- the LOC131431579 gene encoding uncharacterized protein LOC131431579 codes for MSVYPVDFIKEYDVNYKVDTTTAASVAQQNDNPVEERNDDDNKLLQISEVTGHDEIHSKPAKRKRKKRLLVTKKELKKSEGHKRRRQARHVITEACSCYLSCPRKISPEQRQVLNDLYWKMEHVDQKKFVKRYSVQGKVKRRRVPVDPLGGMDVKKAYTYSFYLPDGKGELQTVCCTFFLNTLGYRKGCGNHIYRAHSKDCLSDKRGKYERDRSLRDAIWDDILSYSPRTYHKGLKYSATALYLPTQLNAKMMHADFKARREPFGEKPGSASFYCAILREMDVHFVEMDDFEIPERKPIIALPPQPLFLPEPSSIPETISEQAPIPKEVYEAHGEDLCPSENSATQLYSHLTVHPTTMQQYTTEESGPIYPQAIESKPLELYYPSVPQECPPPFQYNVKQEPYYGLPLEEETDYIKDNDDYSDSYSNMASEPSYHEPSYHVEPCHETVKCEDNELIQPMNSPTHEDRPVFKFEMSAPKQSLEALPAESISESKPIKHRKAIKLSVNPDLLVLPEGYPPVKRTKKYIAKVSNLVRRKQSHPVLHLECNCHLNCREKISAEQQIRINDQYWSMRFAEQRMFMLEHTERHAIKRRRTKVPIDGPVRKSCTYSYRLTDESGNYQPVCCQFYLNTIGFGAGSGNVIYRAHQVELSEAICDKRGKFARDTTLRDAMDDDILSYFSIEQQESGATLDLSATDWSPKRMYTQYVQRQTANGIDKPGSFGFYWRRVRHMNVQFAPKSEPRANKKKKRLPVSILKQPETEPDVKVPSAFSCSFTMSQ; via the exons ATGTCCGTATATCCTGTGGACTTCATAAAGGAATATGATGTTAACTATAAAGTGGACACTACAACAGCTGCCTCCGTGGCACAGCAAAACGATAATCCCGTCGAAGAGCGAAACGATGACGATAATAAGCTGCTACAAATCAGTGAGGTAACGGGACATGACGAAATTCATTCGAAGCCTGCAAAACGTAAACGAAAAAAGCGACTTCTGGTTACCAAGAAAGAACTAAAGAAATCTGAGGGCCATAAACGGCGCAGACAAGCGAGACATGTCATTACTGAGGCTTGCTCATGCTACCTGTCCTGTCCGCGTAAGATTAGTCCCGAGCAGCGCCAGGTGTTGAACGATCTTTACTGGAAAATGGAACACGTTGACCAAAAAAAGTTTGTCAAAAGGTATTCTGTACAAGGCAAGGTTAAAAGAAGACGAGTTCCTGTAGATCCGCTGGGAGGAATGGATGTCAAAAAAGCCTATACGTATTCGTTTTATTTACCGGACGGCAAGGGAGAGTTACAAACGGTGTGCTGTACGTTCTTTCTCAATACACTGGGGTATCGTAAGGGATGCGG TAATCACATATATCGCGCCCACTCGAAAGATTGCCTCAGTGACAAACGAGGAAAATATGAACGGGATCGTTCGTTGCGAGACGCCATCTGGGATGATATTCTATCTTACTCACCGCGAACGTATCACAAAGGACTCAAGTATAGTGCAACAGCGCTTTATTTACCGACACAATTGAATGCAAAAATGATGCATGCAGATTTCAAAGCAAGAAGAGAACCATTTGGTGAAAAGCCTGGTAGTGCTAGCTTTTATTGTGCGATACTTCGTGAAATGGATGTACACTTTGTGGAAATGGATGATTTCGAAATACCGGAACGAAAACCAATTATTGCACTACCCCCTCAACCTCTGTTTTTACCAGAACCGTCGTCAATTCCAGAAACAATATCAGAACAAGCTCCAATTCCTAAAGAAGTATACGAAGCTCATGGAGAAGACTTGTGTCCATCTGAAAATTCTGCAACTCAGCTGTACAGTCATCTTACTGTTCATCCAACCACAATGCAACAATACACGACAGAAGAATCCGGTCCGATTTATCCTCAAGCGATAGAATCTAAACCGCTCGAGTTGTACTATCCAAGCGTTCCACAGGAGTGTCCTCCTCCTTTTCAATATAACGTGAAACAAGAGCCGTATTACGGACTTCCGCTAGAAGAAGAGACAGATTATATCAAAGATAATGATGATTATTCTGATTCTTACTCCAACATGGCATCGGAACCAAGCTACCATGAACCTTCGTATCACGTGGAACCATGCCATGAAACAGTCAAATGCGAAGATAACGAACTAATACAACCGATGAATTCGCCAACGCACGAGGATAGGCcagttttcaaatttgaaatgtCTGCACCCAAGCAATCACTCGAAGCACTGCCAGCGGAATCTatttctgaaagtaaaccaatcAAACACAGAAAAGCAATCAAGCTAAGTGTCAATCCTGATTTGCTCGTACTACCAGAAGGATACCCGCCCGTTAAACGAACGAAGAAATACATCGCGAAAGTAAGCAATCTGGTTAGGAGAAAACAGTCGCATCCTGTATTGCATCTGGAATGCAACTGTCATCTGAATTGCCGGGAAAAGATAAGCGCAGAACAGCAGATCCGCATCAACGATCAGTATTGGAGTATGAGATTTGCGGAACAGCGTATGTTTATGCTGGAACACACCGAACGGCATGCGATCAAGCGGCGTCGAACGAAAGTACCAATTGATGGACCGGTTCGGAAAAGTTGTACCTACTCGTACCGGCTGACAGATGAAAGCGGCAACTATCAACCAGTGTGCTGTCAATTCTATCTGAACACTATTGGTTTCGGAGCAGGAAGTGG CAATGTAATCTACCGAGCGCACCAGGTTGAACTGAGTGAAGCTATCTGCGACAAACGAGGGAAGTTTGCCCGTGACACCACCTTGCGGGATGCGATGGATGATGATATTCTATCATACTTCAGTATCGAACAGCAGGAAAGTGGGGCTACCTTGGACCTCTCCGCCACGGATTGGTCACCGAAAAGGATGTACACACAGTACGTCCAAAGACAAACGGCTAATGGTATTGATAAACCGGGCAGCTTTGGTTTCTACTGGAGAAGAGTGAGGCACATGAATGTACAATTTGCACCGAAGTCGGAACCGAGGGCAAACAAAAAGAAGAAACGAttaccagtttcaattctaaagCAACCGGAAACGGAACCAGATGTCAAAGTTCCGTCAGCATTTTCGTGTAGCTTCACTATGTCGCAGTAG
- the LOC131431599 gene encoding xanthine dehydrogenase encodes MGETILGEYVEQQPLTFFVNGKKIIDPNPDPQCTLLTYLRDKLRLCGTKLGCGEGGCGACTVMISRIDRQTNRVLHVAANACLTPVCAVHGMSVTTVEGIGSTRTRLHPVQERIAKAHGLQCGFCTPGIVMSMYALLRSSPVPTMKELEVAFQGNLCRCTGYRPILEGYKTFSQEYGSSQNGYCAMGDKCCKNTNGKENGCGVEISEKLFDVSEFAPYDPSQEPIFPPELKLSNVLDSESLVFRSDSTSWHRPTKLEHLLALKKRHPETKIIVGNTEVGVEVKFKHFEYPVLAYPVKIPEMTRIERLEGGLQIGASATLMDMETVMKDEIAKRPEYETRLYKAIVDMLHWFAGKQIRNVAAVGGNIMTGSPISDLNPIFTAAGIRMEVASLDSGFRTVHMGDGFFTGYRKNVIRPEEVLISIFVPKSTKNQHFIAYKQAKRRDDDIAIVNGAFNVFFKPNTDIVEKIHLAFGGMAPTTVLAKNTATALIGQRWDSGLVEKTNDLLVKELPLDPGAPGGMILYRRSLTLSLFFKAYLTISEALSLEFPDRVQIHEREKSGAQTFHTLVPKSAQLFEKVASNQPITDPIRRPKVHASAFKQVTGEAVYCDDIPKYCNELYLALVTSTKAHAKVLSLDASEALGMEGVHRFFSADDLNEDQSRCGPVFHDEYVFYKDLVTSQGQILGAIVADNQAIAQKAARRVKIVYEELSPIIVTLEDAIEKGSFFPGYPKAIVQGDIEKGFQHAAHVIEGDCRMGGQEHFYLETQACVAIPKDSDEIEVFSSSQHPTEIQQHVAHALGIPSCKVVSRVKRLGGGFGGKESRAAMVAVPVALAAYTLRRPVRCMLDRDEDMAISGTRHPFYFTYKVGVNREGRLLAGDFKAYNNAGYSMDLSFSVLERAMFHIQNAYKIPNLRVQGWVCRTNLPSNTAFRGFGGPQGMLVAETMMRHVARNLKRDYVELAELNMYQEGDKTHYNESIENCNVRRCWTEVIESSEFEKRRAAIKQFNQQHRWRKRGISAVPTMFGIAFTAVHLNQSGALVHVYQDGTVLLSHGGTEMGQGLHTKMIQVAATTLKIPFEGIHISETATDKVPNTPATAASAGSDLNGMAVLNACKVIFDRLEPYRKQFPDKDWNFWINKAYFDRVSLSATGFYATPDIGYDFATNSGNPFNYFTFGAACSEVEIDCLTGDHQVIRTDIVMDLGSSINPAIDIGQIEGGFMQGYGLFTLEEMVYSPTGTIYSRGPGAYKIPGFADIPGEFNVSLLTGAPNPRAVYSSKAVGEPPLFLASSIFFAIREAISAARLEEKLDDDFNFISPATSSRIRLACQDNIIKKFAEADAKSYTPWNVMP; translated from the exons ATGGGTGAAACAATTCTAGGCGAATATGTGGAACAACAACCACTAACATTTTTCGTGAATGGAAAAAAG ATCATTGACCCCAATCCGGACCCTCAGTGCACCCTGTTGACATATTTGCGTGACAAGCTGCGTCTGTGTGGAACCAAACTAGGATGCGGGGAGGGTGGTTGTGGTGCTTGTACGGTAATGATCTCCCGAATCGATCGCCAGACTAATCGTGTATTGCACGTGGCAGCTAATGCGTGTCTCACGCCCGTTTGTGCAGTCCATGGGATGTCGGTTACAACAGTTGAAGGAATTGGAAGTACACGGACTCGTTTACATCCGGTTCAGGAGAGAATTGCCAAGGCTCACGGATTGCAGTGCGGCTTTTGTACTCCGGGAATCGTGATGTCTATGTACGCTTTGTTGCGAAGCTCTCCGGTGCCAACGATGAAAGAACTGGAAGTGGCATTTCAGGGCAACCTATGTCGCTGCACAGGGTACCGACCAATTCTGGAAGGATACAAAACGTTCTCACAGGAGTACGGTAGTTCTCAGAATGGATACTGTGCAATGGGTGATAAGTGCTGTAAGAACACAAACGGAAAAGAAAATGGCTGCGGAGTAGAGATTAGCGAGAAATTATTCGATGTGAGTGAATTCGCACCGTATGATCCGTCTCAGGAACCAATTTTTCCACCGGAACTGAAGCTTTCGAACGTACTGGATTCGGAATCGTTAGTTTTTCGGTCGGACAGCACGAGTTGGCACCGTCCAACAAAACTCGAACAtttgttagctcttaaaaagcGGCACCCAGAGACCAAGATCATTGTTGGCAATACCGAAGTGGGTGTGGAGGTAAAATTCAAGCATTTCGAATACCCAGTGTTAGCTTACCCAGTGAAGATTCCTGAAATGACACGTATAGAAAGGTTGGAAGGGGGACTACAAATTGGAGCGTCTGCAACACTAATGGACATGGAAACTGTGATGAAGGATGAGATTGCTAAGCGTCCAGAGTACGAAACAAGATTATACAAGGCGATCGTTGACATGTTGCATTGGTTCGCGGGGAAACAAATCAGAAATGTTGCTGCGGTCGGAGGAAACATCATGACTGGTAGTCCAATTTCCGATCTTAATCCAATCTTTACGGCGGCGGGTATCAG GATGGAAGTTGCCAGTCTGGATAGCGGATTCCGAACTGTTCACATGGGTGACGGATTTTTCACCGGATATCGTAAAAACGTGATTCGCCCGGAAGAGGTTTTGATCTCTATTTTTGTGCCGAAAAGTACCAAAAATCAACATTTCATAGCCTACAAGCAGGCGAAACGGCGTGACGACGATATCGCAATCGTGAACGGAgcgttcaatgttttcttcaaacCAAATACAGATATTGTTGAAAAGATTCATTTGGCTTTTGGAGGTATGGCACCGACAACAGTTTTAGCTAAGAATACTGCTACAGCTTTGATAGGACAGAGATGGGATAGTGGCTTAGTGGAAAAGACCAATGATCTATTGGTAAAAGAATTACCTCTGGATCCCGGTGCTCCCGGTGGAATGATTCTTTATCGTAGATCGCTGACATTGAGTTTATTTTTCAAAGCTTATCTTACGATCAGTGAGGCACTTTCTCTGGAATTTCCTGATCGAGTTCAAATTCACGAGCGAGAAAAAAGTGGTGCTCAAACTTTCCACACATTAGTTCCGAAGAGTGCTCAGCTATTTGAAAAGGTTGCTTCTAATCAACCCATTACGGATCCGATCAGACGACCGAAAGTGCATGCTTCCGCATTTAAACAGGTAACCGGAGAAGCTGTTTACTGTGACGATATTCCAAAATACTGTAATGAGTTGTATCTTGCACTGGTTACCAGCACGAAAGCCCATGCCAAAGTACTTTCGCTCGATGCATCAGAGGCATTAGGTATGGAAGGAGTTCATCGTTTCTTTTCCGCTGATGATTTGAACGAGGACCAGAGCAGGTGTGGACCGGTGTTTCATGATGAGTACGTATTCTACAAGGATTTGGTCACAAGCCAAGGCCAAATACTCGGTGCAATTGTTGCAGATAACCAAGCCATAGCACAAAAAGCAGCTCGTAGAGTTAAAATTGTGTACGAAGAATTATCTCCGATTATTGTAACGTTGGAAGATGCGATCGAAAAAGGATCGTTCTTTCCCGGGTACCCAAAGGCTATTGTGCAGGGAGACATTGAGAAGGGATTCCAACACGCAGCTCATGTTATTGAAGGTGACTGTCGAATGGGTGGCCAAGAGCACTTCTACTTGGAAACCCAAGCTTGTGTGGCCATTCCGAAGGATTCGGACGAAATTGAGGTGTTCAGCTCTTCGCAGCATCCGACTGAAATACAGCAACACGTTGCTCACGCCCTTGGGATTCCATCGTGCAAAGTGGTATCGAGAGTGAAACGATTGGGCGGTGGTTTTGGCGGAAAGGAATCACGGGCAGCGATGGTGGCTGTTCCGGTTGCACTGGCAGCCTATACGCTTAGGAGACCGGTTCGGTGTATGTTAGACCGCGACGAAGATATGGCCATTAGTGGCACCCGTCATCCGTTCTACTTCACTTACAAAGTTGGGGTGAATAGAGAAGGGCGACTGTTGGCTGGAGATTTCAAGGCATACAACAATGCTGGCTATTCTATGGATTTGTCCTTCTCG GTTCTCGAAAGAGCAATGTTCCACATACAGAATGCATATAAGATTCCAAATCTGCGAGTGCAAGGCTGGGTTTGCAGAACAAATTTACCATCGAATACTGCCTTCCGTGGATTTGGTGGCCCGCAGGGAATGTTGGTAGCGGAAACTATGATGCGCCACGTGGCCAGGAACCTGAAACGAGATTATGTGGAGCTGGCTGAGCTTAATATGTATCAGGAGGGTGACAAAACTCATTACAACGAGTCCATTGAGAACTGTAATGTGCGCCG ATGCTGGACAGAAGTAATCGAATCGTCCGAGTTCGAGAAACGACGAGCTGCAATCAAGCAGTTCAATCAACAGCACCGTTGGCGAAAGCGTGGTATCAGTGCAGTTCCCACGATGTTCGGGATTGCATTTACTGCCGTTCACTTGAATCAATCCGGAGCGCTGGTGCATGTGTATCAGGACGGAACGGTCCTGTTGTCCCACGGTGGAACTGAAATGGGACAGGGGTTGCATACGAAGATGATACAGGTTGCGGCTACTACTTTGAAGATTCCGTTCGAGGGAATTCACATTTCCGAGACGGCAACCGATAAGGTACCCAACACACCGGCTACTGCTGCCAGTGCCGGATCAGACCTGAATGGAATGGCCGTTCTGAATGCATGCAAAGTTATCTTCGATCGCCTCGAGCCCTACAGAAAACAATTCCCCGATAAGGATTGGAATTTCTGGATCAACAAAGCGTACTTCGATCGAGTTTCATTATCTGCAACCGGGTTTTACGCGACTCCAGATATCGGTTATGATTTTGCTACTAATTCCGGCAATCCGTTTAACTACTTCACGTTCGGTGCTGCTTGTTCTGAAGTTGAAATCGATTGTTTAACCGGTGACCATCAAGTGATTCGTACTGATATTGTAATGGACCTGGGATCTAGTATCAATCCGGCGATAGATATTGGTCAAATTGAGGGAGGATTTATGCAAGGCTATGGTCTGTTCACATTGGAGGAAATGGTTTATTCTCCAACCGGAACAATCTATTCCCGAGGACCTGGAGCGTACAAAATACCCGGATTTGCTGACATTCCTGGCGAGTTCAACGTATCGCTATTGACGGGAGCACCGAATCCTAGGGCCGTGTACTCATCGAAGGCTGTCGGAGAACCACCGCTGTTTCTGGCTTCATCGATTTTCTTTGCCATTCGAGAAGCTATTTCGGCAGCCCGACTGGAGGAAAAGCTGGACGatgattttaatttcatttcaccGGCTACTTCTTCGAGAATTCGACTTGCGTGTCAAGATAATATAATAAAGAAG TTTGCGGAAGCTGATGCTAAATCTTACACCCCATGGAATGTTATGCCGTAG
- the LOC131431601 gene encoding uncharacterized protein LOC131431601 isoform X2 yields MISVNQQSPADPTVPLIERRTPSRKIPSPYRTVPTKSRFTKSPNKVTRNKTFIAPNRPLQNGVNGKEPPSEVVTKAKCVSAGAVDDLREHKDCTNLVNIFQGEDMKFSDDSETLEDLTPQSEFPGTGSHKSSKKRSAIPVKIKSSLGQPIRSQRSIINGSDSKTIKFLMKLTTKRYFETLKYEIDRIKESDRKIQDQASSHSHSIMTLINRGVDFDRKMNDLREQIARLLLETREKDRSHQDTVNAITTELNESVCNLLLKNIEKDHELETLARKLRRSKKFDANTYKMLKIQLRKPNHGTNESRNMVEKIVKKKSVCSLPSKAKSENIIGQKKSRGSRRSITRNKSDWSSLSSMSSVSTGTDMLSDIEMTSDKKSGTSLNSQKTAQSSSKSFTMDPNKMKNQYPKLNEGKNKQSSLMKIFCCGQRSKSIKEVKAA; encoded by the exons ATGATCTCCGTGAATCAACAATCACCGGCGGATCCAACTGTACCGCTAATCGAACGGCGAACTCCTTCACGCAAGATTCCGTCACCATATCGTACCGTTCCGACGAAAAGCCGTTTCACAAAATCACCCAACAAAGTGACCCGAAACAAAACGTTCATAGCACCGAATCGGCCGTTGCAAAATGGTGTCAATGGCAAAGAACCACCTTCGGAAGTGGTAACCAAAGCTAAATGTGTTAGTGCGGGCGCGGTGGACGATCTGAGAGAACATAAAGATTGTACCAATTTGGTTAACATTTTCCAAGGGGAGGATATGAAATTTTCAG ATGATTCAGAAACCCTCGAAGATCTGACTCCACAATCCGAGTTTCCCGGTACAGGGAGTCACAAATCTTCTAAAAAGAGAAGTGCGAttccggtgaaaatcaagtCTTCCCTTGGTCAACCGATTCGTTCGCAGCGCAGTATCATCAATGGCAGCGATTCGAAAACCATCAAATTCCTCATGAAACTCACCACCAAACGGTACTTCGAAACCTTGAAATACGAAATTGATCGCATCAAGGAGAGTGATAGGAAAATTCAAGATCAAGCTAGTTCACACTCTCACTCGATCATGACCTTGATCAACAGAGGAGTTGATTTCGATCGGAAAATGAACGACTTGAGAGAACAGATTGCAAGATTGCTACTTGAAACAAGAGAAAAGGATCGCTCCCATCAAGATACGGTTAATGCAATTACTACCGAGTTAAACGA ATCGGTTTGTAATCTACTCttgaaaaacattgaaaaagatCATGAACTGGAAACTCTAGCGCGGAAGCTACGCAGATCTAAGAAATTCGACGCCAATACGTACAAAATGCTTAAAATTCAGCTTCGAAAACCCAATCATGGCACGAATGAATCCAGGAATATGGTGGAAAAAATAGTTAAGAAAAAATCAGTCTGTTCCCTACCATCAAAAGCAAAAAGCGAAAATATCATCGGACAGAAAAAATCAAGAGGATCCCGTCGATCGATCACGcgaaacaagagcgattggtcGTCGTTATCCAGCATGTCCTCGGTGTCCACCGGAACGGATATGTTGAGCGATATCGAAATGACATCCGACAAAAAGAGTGGCACTAGTTTAAACTCACAAAAAACGGCACAATCTTCGAGCAAAAGTTTTACTATGG atccgAATAAAATGAAGAATCAATACCCTAAACTCAATGAAGGCAAAAACAAGCAATCAAGTCTGATGAAAATTTTCTGCTGTGGTCAACGTTCGAAATCCATCAAAGAAGTTAAAGCTGCTTGA
- the LOC131431601 gene encoding uncharacterized protein LOC131431601 isoform X1, with amino-acid sequence MISVNQQSPADPTVPLIERRTPSRKIPSPYRTVPTKSRFTKSPNKVTRNKTFIAPNRPLQNGVNGKEPPSEVVTKAKCVSAGAVDDLREHKDCTNLVNIFQGEDMKFSDDSETLEDLTPQSEFPGTGSHKSSKKRSAIPVKIKSSLGQPIRSQRSIINGSDSKTIKFLMKLTTKRYFETLKYEIDRIKESDRKIQDQASSHSHSIMTLINRGVDFDRKMNDLREQIARLLLETREKDRSHQDTVNAITTELNELKSVCNLLLKNIEKDHELETLARKLRRSKKFDANTYKMLKIQLRKPNHGTNESRNMVEKIVKKKSVCSLPSKAKSENIIGQKKSRGSRRSITRNKSDWSSLSSMSSVSTGTDMLSDIEMTSDKKSGTSLNSQKTAQSSSKSFTMDPNKMKNQYPKLNEGKNKQSSLMKIFCCGQRSKSIKEVKAA; translated from the exons ATGATCTCCGTGAATCAACAATCACCGGCGGATCCAACTGTACCGCTAATCGAACGGCGAACTCCTTCACGCAAGATTCCGTCACCATATCGTACCGTTCCGACGAAAAGCCGTTTCACAAAATCACCCAACAAAGTGACCCGAAACAAAACGTTCATAGCACCGAATCGGCCGTTGCAAAATGGTGTCAATGGCAAAGAACCACCTTCGGAAGTGGTAACCAAAGCTAAATGTGTTAGTGCGGGCGCGGTGGACGATCTGAGAGAACATAAAGATTGTACCAATTTGGTTAACATTTTCCAAGGGGAGGATATGAAATTTTCAG ATGATTCAGAAACCCTCGAAGATCTGACTCCACAATCCGAGTTTCCCGGTACAGGGAGTCACAAATCTTCTAAAAAGAGAAGTGCGAttccggtgaaaatcaagtCTTCCCTTGGTCAACCGATTCGTTCGCAGCGCAGTATCATCAATGGCAGCGATTCGAAAACCATCAAATTCCTCATGAAACTCACCACCAAACGGTACTTCGAAACCTTGAAATACGAAATTGATCGCATCAAGGAGAGTGATAGGAAAATTCAAGATCAAGCTAGTTCACACTCTCACTCGATCATGACCTTGATCAACAGAGGAGTTGATTTCGATCGGAAAATGAACGACTTGAGAGAACAGATTGCAAGATTGCTACTTGAAACAAGAGAAAAGGATCGCTCCCATCAAGATACGGTTAATGCAATTACTACCGAGTTAAACGAGTTGAA ATCGGTTTGTAATCTACTCttgaaaaacattgaaaaagatCATGAACTGGAAACTCTAGCGCGGAAGCTACGCAGATCTAAGAAATTCGACGCCAATACGTACAAAATGCTTAAAATTCAGCTTCGAAAACCCAATCATGGCACGAATGAATCCAGGAATATGGTGGAAAAAATAGTTAAGAAAAAATCAGTCTGTTCCCTACCATCAAAAGCAAAAAGCGAAAATATCATCGGACAGAAAAAATCAAGAGGATCCCGTCGATCGATCACGcgaaacaagagcgattggtcGTCGTTATCCAGCATGTCCTCGGTGTCCACCGGAACGGATATGTTGAGCGATATCGAAATGACATCCGACAAAAAGAGTGGCACTAGTTTAAACTCACAAAAAACGGCACAATCTTCGAGCAAAAGTTTTACTATGG atccgAATAAAATGAAGAATCAATACCCTAAACTCAATGAAGGCAAAAACAAGCAATCAAGTCTGATGAAAATTTTCTGCTGTGGTCAACGTTCGAAATCCATCAAAGAAGTTAAAGCTGCTTGA
- the LOC131431601 gene encoding uncharacterized protein LOC131431601 isoform X3, which yields MISVNQQSPADPTVPLIERRTPSRKIPSPYRTVPTKSRFTKSPNKVTRNKTFIAPNRPLQNGVNGKEPPSEVVTKAKCVSAGAVDDLREHKDCTNLVNIFQGEDMKFSDDSETLEDLTPQSEFPGTGSHKSSKKRSAIPVKIKSSLGQPIRSQRSIINGSDSKTIKFLMKLTTKRYFETLKYEIDRIKESDRKIQDQASSHSHSIMTLINRGVDFDRKMNDLREQIARLLLETREKDRSHQDTVNAITTELNELKSVCNLLLKNIEKDHELETLARKLRRSKKFDANTYKMLKIQLRKPNHGTNESRNMVEKIVKKKSVCSLPSKAKSENIIGQKKSRGSRRSITRNKSDWSSLSSMSSVSTGTDMLSDIEMTSDKKSGTSLNSQKTAQSSSKSFTMGFLF from the exons ATGATCTCCGTGAATCAACAATCACCGGCGGATCCAACTGTACCGCTAATCGAACGGCGAACTCCTTCACGCAAGATTCCGTCACCATATCGTACCGTTCCGACGAAAAGCCGTTTCACAAAATCACCCAACAAAGTGACCCGAAACAAAACGTTCATAGCACCGAATCGGCCGTTGCAAAATGGTGTCAATGGCAAAGAACCACCTTCGGAAGTGGTAACCAAAGCTAAATGTGTTAGTGCGGGCGCGGTGGACGATCTGAGAGAACATAAAGATTGTACCAATTTGGTTAACATTTTCCAAGGGGAGGATATGAAATTTTCAG ATGATTCAGAAACCCTCGAAGATCTGACTCCACAATCCGAGTTTCCCGGTACAGGGAGTCACAAATCTTCTAAAAAGAGAAGTGCGAttccggtgaaaatcaagtCTTCCCTTGGTCAACCGATTCGTTCGCAGCGCAGTATCATCAATGGCAGCGATTCGAAAACCATCAAATTCCTCATGAAACTCACCACCAAACGGTACTTCGAAACCTTGAAATACGAAATTGATCGCATCAAGGAGAGTGATAGGAAAATTCAAGATCAAGCTAGTTCACACTCTCACTCGATCATGACCTTGATCAACAGAGGAGTTGATTTCGATCGGAAAATGAACGACTTGAGAGAACAGATTGCAAGATTGCTACTTGAAACAAGAGAAAAGGATCGCTCCCATCAAGATACGGTTAATGCAATTACTACCGAGTTAAACGAGTTGAA ATCGGTTTGTAATCTACTCttgaaaaacattgaaaaagatCATGAACTGGAAACTCTAGCGCGGAAGCTACGCAGATCTAAGAAATTCGACGCCAATACGTACAAAATGCTTAAAATTCAGCTTCGAAAACCCAATCATGGCACGAATGAATCCAGGAATATGGTGGAAAAAATAGTTAAGAAAAAATCAGTCTGTTCCCTACCATCAAAAGCAAAAAGCGAAAATATCATCGGACAGAAAAAATCAAGAGGATCCCGTCGATCGATCACGcgaaacaagagcgattggtcGTCGTTATCCAGCATGTCCTCGGTGTCCACCGGAACGGATATGTTGAGCGATATCGAAATGACATCCGACAAAAAGAGTGGCACTAGTTTAAACTCACAAAAAACGGCACAATCTTCGAGCAAAAGTTTTACTATGG gttttttattttag